One region of Pseudoalteromonas galatheae genomic DNA includes:
- a CDS encoding chemotaxis protein CheA: MSIDLSQFFDVFFEESFEGLDVMEAELLNLQPGHEDSETINTIFRAAHSIKGGSGTFGFTSVANFTHVLETLLDQIRDGRRQLTAEHVNLLLQSVDCLRALLTALQAEETPDLSNANDLKVKFEVILGGEESASSDTVDNAPQGRESQTYQVDFKPLPHLFKTGNEPLYMLSELSELGDLETHAFCDAIPEIDDFNPEDCYLSWRLYLTTSQPESAIKEIFEWVEDDAEISVTLCGGLFEDDVSASATPEPEFDKEKTTGKETQNIDVTKAPLAAKAKPETSKKSAESTSIRVGIDKVDSLINMVGELVITQAMLTQLGEQEPTENTLAAMQEGLAQLAHNTRDLQENVMRIRMLPISFVFSRFPRLVRDTSQKLNKQVELKLLGEQTELDKTVMEKISDPMVHLVRNSLDHGLETPEDRIRAGKDPVGTVTLNAFHQGGNIVIEIMDDGRGLNTEKIKNKAIANGLIQATDELTTEEVNELIFRPGFSTADEVSDISGRGVGMDVVRRNIQALNGSVEVTSAKGVGSTFTIRLPLTLAILDGQLVKVAKHTYIIPLISIVESLQIQIKKVSKVGNGLEVLRLRDEYIPILRLYQLFNHDGAIEELDKTLLVVVESDNHKVGLLVDDLLAQQQVVIKSLEANYQKVNGISGATILGDGRVSLIVDISGLIKLSGLKRPGTQELLVEQELDEAVS, from the coding sequence TCGCGAACTTCACGCATGTATTGGAAACCTTACTCGATCAAATCAGAGATGGTCGTCGGCAGTTAACCGCTGAACATGTCAATTTATTGCTCCAATCCGTTGATTGTTTGAGAGCCCTACTAACTGCCTTGCAAGCTGAAGAAACACCGGATCTTTCAAACGCGAATGATTTGAAAGTCAAATTCGAGGTAATTTTAGGTGGTGAAGAGAGTGCTAGCTCAGATACTGTAGATAACGCACCTCAAGGGCGAGAATCTCAAACTTATCAAGTTGATTTCAAACCGCTTCCCCACTTGTTTAAAACTGGTAATGAGCCACTTTACATGCTTAGTGAGCTATCAGAACTAGGTGATTTAGAAACTCACGCGTTTTGTGATGCGATACCTGAAATAGATGATTTCAATCCTGAGGATTGTTACTTAAGTTGGCGGTTATATCTGACAACTAGCCAACCTGAATCAGCGATAAAGGAAATATTTGAGTGGGTCGAAGATGACGCTGAAATCTCCGTCACTTTATGCGGTGGTTTATTTGAAGATGATGTGAGTGCCTCTGCAACGCCTGAGCCTGAGTTTGATAAGGAAAAAACTACGGGCAAAGAGACTCAAAATATTGATGTAACAAAAGCACCTTTAGCGGCAAAGGCTAAGCCAGAGACTAGTAAAAAATCTGCAGAATCGACTTCGATCCGTGTTGGAATTGATAAAGTTGACTCGCTTATCAATATGGTAGGGGAGTTAGTTATTACCCAAGCTATGTTGACTCAATTAGGTGAGCAAGAGCCAACAGAAAATACGCTTGCCGCAATGCAAGAAGGTCTCGCTCAACTTGCCCATAACACGCGTGATTTACAAGAAAATGTAATGCGTATCAGGATGCTACCTATTAGTTTTGTATTCAGTCGTTTTCCCCGATTGGTAAGAGATACGTCACAGAAGTTGAATAAACAGGTAGAGCTGAAACTGCTAGGAGAGCAGACAGAATTAGACAAAACCGTGATGGAAAAAATTTCAGACCCTATGGTGCATTTAGTAAGAAACTCTCTGGATCACGGTTTGGAAACACCGGAAGACAGAATAAGGGCCGGAAAAGATCCTGTCGGTACAGTGACACTGAATGCTTTCCACCAAGGCGGAAATATTGTAATTGAAATCATGGATGATGGCAGGGGCTTGAATACCGAAAAAATAAAAAACAAAGCAATTGCCAATGGCTTAATTCAAGCCACAGACGAGCTGACTACCGAAGAGGTTAACGAACTTATCTTTAGGCCCGGGTTTTCAACGGCTGATGAAGTGAGTGATATCTCTGGTCGTGGAGTGGGTATGGATGTTGTTCGACGAAATATCCAAGCATTAAATGGTAGCGTTGAAGTAACTTCTGCAAAAGGGGTTGGCTCGACATTTACAATTAGGTTGCCATTAACACTTGCCATTCTTGATGGCCAATTGGTTAAAGTCGCCAAACATACCTACATTATTCCACTTATCTCTATTGTCGAATCGTTGCAGATACAAATTAAAAAAGTGAGCAAAGTCGGTAATGGTTTAGAAGTGCTCAGGCTAAGGGATGAATACATTCCTATACTCCGCTTGTATCAACTATTTAACCATGATGGCGCGATAGAAGAGTTAGATAAGACTTTGCTGGTAGTCGTTGAGAGTGACAATCATAAAGTAGGATTGCTGGTGGATGATTTATTGGCGCAGCAGCAAGTCGTAATTAAGAGCCTTGAAGCAAATTATCAGAAAGTAAATGGGATCTCAGGGGCGACAATTTTAGGTGATGGTAGAGTTTCTTTAATTGTCGATATTAGTGGTCTTATCAAACTAAGTGGCTTAAAGCGCCCTGGAACCCAAGAGTTATTGGTAGAGCAAGAGCTGGATGAGGCGGTGTCATGA
- a CDS encoding chemotaxis protein CheW, with product MITEKASINEQVILADRDGDTQFLTFMMAGEEYGMDILAVQEIRGWEEVTAIPNSPQYVNGAINLRGTIVPVIDLRVRFGLPQIDYGALTVVIVVSVVIKEATKIMGLVVDAVSDVYSIDEETAKDVPDFQDSENSQFVQGLVNVGEKMVVLLNLKKILDLEVKHSEQLVVGG from the coding sequence ATGATCACTGAGAAAGCTTCTATTAATGAGCAAGTCATACTTGCCGACAGGGATGGGGACACACAATTTCTCACCTTTATGATGGCTGGCGAAGAGTACGGTATGGATATTTTAGCTGTACAAGAGATTAGAGGGTGGGAAGAAGTTACTGCTATTCCAAACTCACCTCAGTATGTGAACGGTGCAATAAATTTACGTGGCACGATAGTACCAGTCATAGATTTAAGAGTTCGATTCGGCCTACCACAGATCGACTATGGGGCCCTAACAGTTGTCATCGTTGTTTCTGTTGTAATAAAAGAGGCAACAAAAATTATGGGGTTAGTTGTTGATGCGGTATCTGATGTATACAGCATCGATGAAGAAACAGCGAAAGATGTTCCAGACTTTCAAGACTCGGAAAATAGTCAATTTGTACAAGGACTTGTTAATGTTGGTGAAAAAATGGTCGTACTTTTGAATTTGAAGAAGATATTGGATCTTGAAGTAAAGCATAGCGAGCAATTGGTTGTCGGGGGATAA